A stretch of DNA from Spirochaetaceae bacterium:
GCGGGGCTGGAAACCCTCCACCTACGGGTGCGCGCGCCAGCGCTCTACCCGACGGCGTAACGGTTGCGGTTCTGAGTGCTATGGTCGCGCATGGTCGGCATGGGTCCCAAATCCAAGTAGTCCATCATACGCCGTCCGATACCGACCGTCAACTGCTCGCTCTGCGCGTCTGGGTGGTCCGGGTGCGTCCCTACAACTTGTACATGAACCCGCCGCCGACCTCGATGGTCTCGCCGGTGATGAAGCGGGCGTCCGCGGAACTGAGGAACAGGATCATGTTGGCGATGTCATCGGCCTGGAGCTGGCCGTCCAGGACCTGCAGCAGGTCGCGCAGGCCCTCGAGCCAGTGATGGCCCTGCTTGTCTACGATGAGCTGCGGACGGATCGCATTGACCCTGATGTGGTGCGGCCCGCCCATGCTGGCGGTAACGCGGGTCAGGCCTTCGAGTCCGGCCTTGGACGCATAGTAGCTGGACACGTCGAAGCCCCCACCAACTTCCAGCAGCCTGGTCGTGAAGCCGCCGCCCGCGGCTCCCGACGATATGTTGGTGATGACCCCGCCACCGGCTTCCACCAGGTGCGGCCACACCGCCCGGGTCATGTAGAAGGGACCGGTCAGGTTGGTACCGACAACACGATCCCAGGTCTCGTTGTCTTCCAGCCGCATCGGTTCCCCGGCTCTGCCGCCGAGCGCGCCGCCGCCGGCGTTGTTCACCAGGATCTGTACGCCGCCGCAGGTTTCGACGGTCTGCGCCACCGCGGCCTCGACCGAAGCATGGTCGCTGACGTCGCAGGTCACGAAGGTGGCGTCGCCGCCGGCCGCGCGAATCTCGTCCTGCACGGCTCGACCCTTGTCCTGCCCTCTGGCCAGCAACGCGACCTTGGCGCCCGCGCGCGCCAGTACCTTGCCGGTGGCTTCACCGATCCCGCTGTTGCCGCCGGTCACGATGGCAACCCTGCCATCCAGAACCCTGCCATCCAGTCTGTGTGCCATAGCGCCTCACCGCCTCCTTGTGCTGCCGCGACGCCGTGGTTTCTCGCCCGCCAGAACGGAGATCCCGCGCCGGGACCGATACGTCAGCATACTCCACAATACTCAGTGACGAGAACGCCGGCACGACCGGTACGGTTTGCACCAATTGCCAGGCGGAGGGCCGGCGGTGGCAACGATGGCAACGATGGCAACGATGGCAACGATTGTCGCGGTTGTCGGTGACCCGAAAAGCTCCGTAGACTCTCATGCGGTATGAGCAAGGCGACCCCGGACCTGGAGATCCGCGCGCAACTGGAGCGCGAGTATGAAGACGTGTACACCCCGGAGGTGCTGGACGCGCTGCACGCGCTGGCCGGATTCAACGAACAGCGGCGGCGGCTGATGCGGGAGCGCATCGAGCGGCGTGCCCGGCGGGCGCGGGCAGGGGAGCGCATCGGCTTCCTGGATCCCGGCGCCACCATCGCCGGCACCGGCATCGGCGTGCAGGCGGCGCGCGACGGCCGCTTCGCCGGCAGCGAGATTCCGCACGACCTGCAGCGGCAGTGGATCCAGGGCACCGGCCCGGGCGCCAAGCCGAATACGCCGGTAGACCGCAGCATCCGCAACGTCGCCTACGCGCTGCTGTCGGGCGCGGACGGCTGGATGTTCGACGGCGAGGACGCGCTCGGCCAGATCACCACCATGTCGCTCGACAACCAGCGCAACCTGCGCTTGGCGATCGCCGGCGACGACCTGTTCCTGGGCGCCGCCGAGCAGGTGGCGGCCGGAATGAACGCCTGGGGACAGAGCTTCTTCGGGCGCGCCATCGTCGACGACTGGCAGGCGCAGTTGGGGTTTACCACCAAGATCTTTCGCGCCCGCGGCCTGCACCTCGACGACCGCCACGTGCGCGAGGCCGGCGGCACCGGATTTTCGGCATCGATCGTGGATGCGGCAATGTACGTGACGGGCAACTACCGCCGCCTTGCCGAGCAGGGATCGTCGATCGTGCTCTACCTTCCCAAGATTCAGACCGCCGAGGAGGCGGCGCTGTGGGGCGCCATGCTCGACGCCCTGGAGGCGCACCTCGGCATCAGCGCCGGGTCGATCAAGGCGTACGTGCTGGTCGAGCAACTGGAGGCTTCGTTCCAGCTCATGGAGATCCGCGCCGCCCTCGGCCGCCACTTCGTCGGCTTCAACACCGGGCGCTGGGACTACATCAACAGCGTCGCCGACGCGATGGCGTGGGACGGCTCGTTCATCAACCCCAACATCGACGCCATCCTGATGACCTACGGTTACATGCGCAACTACGAGGATCGCGTGCGCCGCGCCGTCAACACCGCCGATGAGAACGGCAACTACGCGCTGTGGCAGGGCGGCATGGAGCCCAACATCCCGGTCGGTTCGGAGGCGGGCGTGGAGGCGTCGATGAACAAGGCGGTGGCCGGCGGCGAGCGCGAGCAGCAGGCCGGCGCCAGCGGCAAGTGGGTGGCGCACTGGAAGATGGTGCACATCGTGCGCCCCGTGTGGGAGCGGGCGGGGGAGGCGAACCAGCTCGGGCGCGCGTTTCCGGCGCTCACCTACACCGACACGGACGCCGCCGGCCTGACCGAGCTGGAGGAGGCGCCGCGCACGGTGCGCGGGGCGCGCGACCTGCTGAGCGTGGCGCTGCAGTACGGCAATGCGTTCGGGCAGGGCATGCAGGCGGCCGCCCTGAAGCCGGCCGACTCATTCGGCGACGACGACGTGCTGTACCTGATGGAGGACATGGCCACCGGCGAGATCCGGCTCAGCATCCTGTGGGAGTGGCTGCACAAGGGCGCCGCGCTCACCGACGACGACCCCGGCACCGGCCTGGCCGCCGGCACCCGCTTCACGGCGGAGATCTTCGAACGCCTGCTGGCCGAGGAGTACGGCAAGCTGCAGGCCGCCGACAACCGCGACGTGCACGACGACTCCAAGCGCACCACCCTGCCGGTGGCGCGCGAGATCGCCGACGTCTACGTGCTCGACGGAGTGAAGACGCCGTGGTACATCGACCTGTTGAACATCAACCTCAACAACCACGACCTGGCCGAGGCCAAGCGGCGCATCGGAAGCTACGTGCAGGCGTTCCACCGAGACGGCACCCGCATCACCGAAAACCTCGACTTCGCGTAGCGGATAGCTGGTGTCATGATCTACGGCGCGCTCGCCGACGGCGTCCTGCTGTTCCACTTCGCGTTCATCGTGTTCGTGGTGGCGGGCGGGGCGCTGGTGCTGCGCTGGCGCTGGGTGGCGTTCCTGCACGCGCCCTCGTTTCTGTGGGGCGGGGTGATGGAGCTGGCCGGCTGGATCTGCCCGCTCACGCCGCTGGAGCTGCACCTGCGCGCCCTGGCCGGCGCCGGCGGCTACGACGTGCGCTTCCTGGAACACTACCTGCTGCGGCTCATCTACCCCGGCACCCTGACGCGTACCATGCAGATCGCCATCGGCATCGGCGTGCTGGCCCTCAACGCCCTCATCTACGCCCGCCTCCTGCGCCACGCGCGGGCGCGTGCCCACACCGCAGCCGGAAGGAGCGGCAGACCGCGGACTGTGCGTGCAGGTCGGCTTCGGCGTCCGGAGTGAGTTCGTAGTCAGGCATCCGGGCTCGGGCCCGCACTCCGGCGAGCCTGCCCGAAGATGCCTCCGACAGTCCGCCTGCTCGCGCCCTCCGCCTGCGCGCGGTCGATGCGCTTGTCGAGCAGCTCCTCGAGTTCGGACAGATCGGCGTCCTGTGCCTGGTCGCCGATGGTCCGCGCGAGCACGAAGTGCTTGACGGACTGGCCGTTCAGCGCGGCTAGCGCCTTCAGCTTGCGGTGCTCTGCGTCGGTGACGTCGATCGAAATGCGGCTCATGGCGGCCTCCCGGTAGTATGGAGTACTTCCAGTCTCGCACTTGACCCACATTTTGTCAAATTGTGGGGTGCTCGCGCGGCTTGATGAGCTGTCCCCTACTTGTAGGGATCGGCGGCGTCGCGCAGGCCGTCGCCGAGGAAGTTGAACATCAGCACGGCCGCCACCACGAACAGCGCCGGCAGCATGAGCCATGGGTACAGCAGGACGGTCTGCACGTTCTGTGAGTCCTGCAGCAGCGTGCCCCAGCTCACCGCCGGCGACCTGATGCCGAGGCCGAGGAAGCTGAGCGCGGTCTCGCCGAGGATCATGCCCGGGATCGCCAGCGTGAGGTGCACGATCAGGTAGCTCAGAAACGACGGCAGCAGGTGGCGGCCGATGATCGCGCCTTCCGGGGCGCCGGACACGCGCGCCGCCATTACGAAGTCCGCCTCGCGCAGCTCCAGCAGCTTGCCGCGCACCACGCGCGCCAGGCCGGTCCAGCCGACGATGGACAGGATGATGGTGATGCCGAAGTAGACCTTGATCGACGACCACTGCGGCGGCAGGGCGGCGGCCAACGCCATCCACACCGGGATGGTGGGCAGCGAGATCAGGAATTCGATGATGCGCTGAATCGCCGCGTCGGCGGCGCCGCCGTAGTAGCCGGAGACGCCGCCGAGGAAAATGCCGAGCACGAAGCTGAGCGAGACCCCGACCAGACCCACCGACAGCGACACCCGCGCCGCGTACAGGTTGCGCGTGAACAGGTCGCGCCCGAACGAGTCGGCGCCGAGCACCACGACGGCGGCGTCCTCGGCGCCGAACAGGTGCAGGTCGGTCTTGACCAATCCCCAGAAGCGGTACGGCTCGCCCCGCACGAAGAACCGGATCCGATGCACCAACTCCTTGTTGGGAGTATAGATGCGTTGCGTGGTCAGGGGGTCTATGGAGCGCTCGAACGGGTAGATGAACGGCCCGACGAGGCGCCCTTCGTGGAACAGCCGGACGCGTTGCGGCGGCGCGTATACCAACTCGCGGTTGCGCGTCGAGGGGGTGGTGGGGGCGACGAACTGCGCCAGCAGCGCGAACAGGTAGAACACCAGCAGGACGCCGCCGCCGAGCAGCGCCAGCCGGTGGCGGCGGAACTTGCGCCACATGAGCTGCCACTGGGTGGCGAGGTAGTACTGCTCGGCTCGGTCGGCCACGGCGTTACTTTCCAACCGCCTCGAAGCGGATGCGGGGATCGACGATCACCAGCAGAATGTCGGAGATCAGGGTGCCGACCACGGTCAGGAAGCTCAGAATCATGATGGTGCTGCCGGCCAGGAACATGTCCTGCTGCATGAGCGAGCGGAACACCAGCGGCCCGATGGTGGGCAGGCCGAGCACGATGGCCACGATGGTCTCGCCGGACACGATGCCGGGCAGGATCCAGCCGACGGTGCTGATGATGGGATTGACCGCGACCCGCACCGGGTACTTGAACAGCAGCGAGTTCTCGTCCAGCCCCTTGGCGCGCGCAGTGATTACGTACTGCTTGGCCAGCTCGTCGAGCAGCGAGCTGCGCAGCACGCGGATCAGGCCGGCGGTGCCCGCCGTGCCGATCACGATAATCGGAACCGGCAGGTGGGCGAGCAGGTCAAGGAACTTGGCGAAGCTCCACGGCGCATCGACGAACTCGATCGAGAACAGGCCGCCGATGTTGAGGCCGAAGAATTGGAAGAACAGCAGCATCAGGACCAGCGCGAGCAGGAAGTTCGGGGTTGCCAGACCGATGAATCCGAGCACCGTAACGCCATAGTCGGTAAGGGAGTACTGGTGCGTGGCGGAGTAGATGCCGATGGGTATGGACACCGCGTAAACGAACACCAGCGAGAGCATGGAGATGAGCACCGTCATCGGCAGCCGCTCCATGAGCAGTTCGCTGACCGGTTCCTGGAACGAGAACGACTGGCCGAAGTCGCCGCGGACCATCTTGCCGACCCAACGCAGGTACTGCATGTGCATCGGCAGGTCGAGACCGTACTGCCTGCGCAACGCCTCGATCATCGCCTCGTCGACGCCGGTGCTGCGCGACTGGAGGCGGGCCAGGTAGTCGGTCAGGTAGTCGCCGGGGGGGAGCTGGATGATCACGTAGGCGCACACCGAGATGATCACCAGCACCACGACCATGTACGCCACCCGGCGCAGCACGTAGTCAATCATGATCGCAGGGGGTGACGCCGGCCCGCGCGGGGGCCGGCGTCACGGTCAAGGAGGGAGCGGTGTCGTCTCGCGCCCTACTCGTCAAGGTACCACTGGAACGCCGCCGCGGGCGCGTACTGCAGGTGCGGCAGGTGCTCCAGGTCGATGTTGCGCAGCGTGGCGCGCGCGTAGCGCACGTCCGGCGGCGGCGCCATGACGCCGATGTACCACAAGTTCTCGCCGAGCAGCGCGATGGCGCGCTTGCCGTACTCGATGCGCTCCGCATCGTCGGTGACCACCGGCAGCTTGCCCCACGTCGCGAAGTACTCCTGCACTTCGGCGGGCGGCTCCTCGCCCTCTTCGCCGGCGGTCTGCCGCCACCTCTGCCACTCGCGGCCCCAGAACTGGCCGCCGGCCCACCACTGCAGCGACCCGACGGTGCGGCCGTAGTCGCTCTCGTCGAGCTGCCACAGCGACAGCATCGACTCGTTGGCGCTGTACTTCTGCCACATCTCGCCGCCGGCGGTCTGGTCGATCACGGTCGGTACGCCGATCGCGGTCCAATGGTCGGCGATCAACTCGGCCGAGGGGGCGTGGGTGGGCACGAACGGGGCGATGGTCAGGATGATCTCCAGCGGCGCTCCGTCGGGCCGTATCCGGTTGCCGTCGGCGTCCTTGGCGAGGCCGATCTCGTCGAGCAGCGCCATGGCACGGTCGGGATCGTAGACCGCGAACTCGGTGGCGGTCTGCTCGTCGTACCAGGGGGAGTTGGACTGCACGGTGGCCAGCGAGGGCTTGCCGAGCCCGGCAAACACCAGGTCGTTGATCTCGTCGCGGTCGATGCCGAGCGACATCGCCTGCTTGAAGCGTACGTCGGCGAACAACTCACGCAGCACCGGGTCGGGCACCGTGTTGTTGAAGAACAGGCCCACCTCCAGCGCACCCCAACTGGTCGGGGTCGGCGCCACCGAGACGCGCAGGTTGTTCTGCTCCGCGCGCGACAGCAGCACCGGCAGCTTGGCTACGCTGACGCCGCCGCCGTAGATGCCGGCGCCGTAGTCGCTCTGGCCGCTGATCACGCGCGCCGCGATCAGCTCGGTGTCGCCGGCGAGCTGCGAGCGCAGGCGGTCGATGTAGGGAAGCTGGTTACCGGCCGGGTCGATCTTGTGGTAGTAGGGGTTGCGCGTCTGGATCACGAAGTCGATCTCGACCGTTTCCGGAATCCAGGCCGACAGCAGCGGTACGCCGACCACGGCTTCGTCGTCGTTGTAGCGGGCGCGGTTGCGCAGGTGCTGGAACCAGGTGTCGAAACCCGCTTCCTTGGCCAGATCGGCCGCGTTGTCGCTGTAGTCGGGGTGGAACTGCTTCAGGTAGGCGCCCGGCGCGTACGGGCTGCGCATGATGATGCCGGTGGCGCCGCCGGAAAGGTTGTAGATCAGTCCGGGCCAGGGGCCGGCGAAGTCGAACTGCACGGTGTTGTCGTCGACCTTGCTCATCTTCATCAGCTCGTCGTTGACGTACCAGCGGCGCGAGATGACCGGGGTGTACTCCTCGTTGAGGATCAGGTCCTCGTACCAGAACAGGAAGTCGTCCGCGCCGAACGGTGAGCCGTCGGACCATTTGTGGCCTTCGCGCAGGAACAGGGTGAGCCGGCGCGCGTCGTCGGAGTACTCCCAGTCGTGGGCGATGTTGGGAATGACCACGCGGTCCACGTCGGGCCGCCCGCGGCCGAGCATCGTCTCCAGGTGCATGTAGGAGCCGGCGCCCCAGAAGTCGTCGAACTGCTTGACGAGGTTCAGAGTGCCGCCGTGACGCCCGATGCTCTCGAACGGTTGCACCACCATCGGCTGGTCGGGTAGCCGGTCCTCCACCGCGGGCAGGGAGCCGTCCGCTACCGCCTGCGCCAGCATCGGGGCGCCGGTAAACGAGGCGATCTGCATGCCGGTCTCGGCTTCGAAGTCGGACAGCGTTGCCCACCAGGTGCCGTCGGTGAGCGGCGACATGCCGCTGCCGCCGGTGCCGGTTGTGCCGCCCGCGGCGCCCGCGGCGCCTTCCTGGCCGGCGCCGAACGCACCGGCGGCCAGCAGCACGCCCAGGGCGGCTGCGCATATGGTTCTCTTCATGGAAATTCGGTATGACCTCCAGGGCCGTACCGTAACGGATGGCGCGGTGCCGTGCAATGCGCGGCAGCCTCCGGAGCAAGTGCCGCCCGCGCCGGGCGGGGCGGCGCGACGTTGTCGGTGGACGTGCGCCGGTCAATGGGTGTAGGCAGGGTGCGGGAGGCCGCATGCCGCGAGAATTGATCGCCACCGCGCCGCGCACGCCGGAACTGCGCACGTACGAAGAGCCGCCGCTCGGGACGGACCAGGTGCGCCTGCGCAGCACCTTCTCCACCGTCAAGCACGGCACCCAGTTGCGCGCCTACCGCGCCGACACGATGGATGCCACGCAGCCGTTCGACGCCGAATTGAAGCTGCACCGCCGCACGGGGACGCGGACCGCCCACGGCATGAGGCCGCGCTTCCCGATGGCGCTCGGTACCGTGACGGTGGGCGAGGTGGTCGCCGTGGGCGGCGCCGTGGAGTCGTTCGCGGTGGGTGACCAGGTGTACGGGAACCTGTCGATCCGCGAGACGCACACGGTTGCGGCAGCCCGACTGCGCCCAGTGCCCGCGGGCATGCACCCGCACGCGGCGGTGTGCGGCGATCCGGCGTGCGTCGCCCTGTCCGGGGTGCGCGATTCGAGCCTGGGCGTGGGCGACCGGGTGCTGGTGACCGGACTCGGCGCGATCGGGCAGTTGGCGGTGCAGATCGCGCGCCTGCAGGGCGCCGCCTGGGTGGCCGGCGCCGATCCGATACCACGCCGCCGCGCGCTTGCCGCGCACCTCGGCGCCGACCTGGTGATCGACCCGCTCGCCGAGGACACCGGCCTGGTGGTGAAGACCGCTACGGGCAAGCTGGGCGCCGACGCCGTGATCGAGACCAGCGGCAGCTATTCCGGCCTCAACGACGCACTGCGCGCCGCCGCCTACGGGGCCACCGTGGTGTCGGTGGCCTACTACCCCGGCGAGGGCCGCGGCCTCAGCCTGGAGGGCGAGTGGCACCGCAACCGCATCAACCTGATCTCCAGCCGCGACGTGAGCGCGCCGCACCGCCTGTTCCCGCGCTGGGACTCCGCGCGGCTGTACGATGCAGCTTTCGCGTTGCTGGAGCGGGGCCGGCTGCGGGTGGACGGCTTGCTCGACCCGGTGGTGCCGTTCGAGGACAGCGCGGCCGCCTACCGGGAGATCGACGAGAGCCCCGCCGCCTGCATCAAGCTCGGCGTCACCTACTCGTAGCGGTTGCGCCGTGCCGCGCTCGGCAACCGGGCATCGGCGCGGCGCAGATCGATCCCCCGGGGGGCGATCGGCTGAGCATGACTTGGGCGCGGACCGGTCAAATCTCGGGCGGGAAGATGCCGGCGAGTTCGGCGTCGACGCCTCGCAGGGATGCCGCGCACCGGCGGTACACGCGGCGGTAGCACTCGTCGTACTGCTCGCGCCGGCGCGGATCGGGCGCGAACCGGCGCTGCACGCGGTATACCTGCCGCACGGCGGCTTCGTGGTCGGGGTAGATGCCGGCGGCGATGCCGGCCAGCATGGCGCCGCCGAGCGAGGCCGCCTCGTCGGTGTCGAGCACCTCCACCGTGCGTCCGGTCACGTCGGCGCGGAGCTGGCTCCAGAACGGTGAGCGGGAGGCACCGCCCACCGCCACCACGCGCTGTACGTCGGCATCGAACAGGCGTTCGAATTGATCGATGCGCGCCCTGACCTCGTAGCAGATCCCTTCCAGGATGGCGCGTACGAAATCGCCGCCGGTGTGCGAGTCGCGAATGCCGAGGAATGCGCCGCGCACCGCCGGGTCGGTGGGCGTGCCGCGCACATTGGGCAGCCAGATCAGTCCGTCCGCGCGCGCGTCCGCCTGCTCGGCACCCGCCAGCAGCAGGTCGTACACGTTGCCCCCCGTGTGCACGGCGCGCTCGCGGAGGTCGCCGCCGAACCGCTCCAGGTACCAGTCCAGCGCGGTGGCCCCGAACAGGATGCAGTCCATCACCTGGTAGCGGTCCGGTAGCGGATGCGGATATACCGGGATGGCGGCAGCGTGCGCCGCCTCGGTCAGGCGAGCCTCGGGCAGCACGCCGAGCATCACGTCGGCGGTGCCGGTGGAGTTCAGCACCGAGTCTGGACCAAGAACGTTGGCCGGCAGCGAGGTGCAGCCGTGGTCGTGGCCGCCGGTGGCCACCACGGTACCGGGCGCGAGGCCGGTCATGGCGGCCGCCGACTCCGTCACGCTGCCCACCGCGGTTCCGCTGGGGTGGGGGAGCGCCATCACCGCAGGGTCCAGGGCGGCGGCGGCGAAAACCTCCTCGGACCAGCACTTGCGCTGCACGTCGAAGCCCATGGTGCGGCTGGCAATCGAGTAGTCGGTGGCGTACACGCCGGCCAGCTTGAACATCACGTAATCTTCCACCACCAGCCAGCGATGGGCGCGCCGGAACACTTCCGGCTCGTGCTCACGCAGCCACAGCATCGCGTTCAGCGACAGGAAGAAGCTGACCGGCTGGCCGGTGATCCCGTACACGCGGCGCGCCCCGACGTGCTCGCGCCACCACTGAGCCTGCGGCTCGGTGCGCCGGTCGAACCAGCAGATGGCCGGGTACAGCCAGTCGCCGCGCCGGTCGACCGGAATGATCGGCTCGCCCATGCCGACCACCGCCAGCGCCTTGATCTGCCGGGCATCGGGTACCTGGCCGACTACCTCGCGGATGTTGGCAGCGGTGGCCTGCCACAGCGCCTCCGGCGAATACTCGGCCCAGTCCGGATTGTCGGGATGGGGGTGCCCGGCCACGGTAGGGCGCGAGGCGGCCGCGACACGCCGTCCCGCCACGTCGTACAGGTTGGCCTTCAGGTTGGTGGTGCCGATGTCGATGCCCAGCAGGTAGGGCGGCCCGGTCGCGGCCGTCACGCCGTCTCGCTCCGCACGGGGCGCGCCAAGTCGGAGGCGAGGCTGGTCAGCAGGTAGCCGTGCGGGTCGAGGATGCGGGCCACGGCCACGTCGTCGGTGAGGGCGCCCTGGCTGACGGCGGCGCCGTCGGCCGCCAGCCGGCGGCGAATGCCGGCCAGCTCGGCCGCGGCGCGCGGGCCACATGCCACGCACGTCCCCCAGGCCAGGTAGTCCCCGAAGCCGCTGGCCGCCAGCGGCACGGCCGGCGGGCGCAGGTCCCAGCGCTCGCGATACACCACGCGGCCATCGTGGAGCACGGTGAGCCGATAGGCAAGCCGGCTGAACGCCCAGCGTTCCCCCATCTGCGTGCGTCCGGGGCAGCCGCTCTCCACCAGCAGGCACTCGCCGCCGGCGGCTATGGACACCACGGTGGTCTGCGCCACCGCGGCGCCGGCGAACGGTATCAGCGGCGGACCGGCAACGCGCAAGTAGCTGCCGCCGCCCACCCGCGCCGCCAGTTGCAGGTGGGCAACCCCGCCGCCGGCTTCGGACTCTTCCGGCGCACGGGGTCTTCCGGTCGAACCCGGTCCGGCGGGAGAACCCGGTCCGGCGGGAGAACCCGGTCCGGCGGGAGAACCCGGTGCGGCGGGAAGGCACAGAGTGCTTGCCGGCGGGGCCCAGGTTACCTCGGCGCCGGCGGCGAGCGCGACGCGCTGCAGGTGCCGTTCGCCGTTGCGCAGGCCGCCGCCCTGGTCCACGGGCGCCGCCAGCAGCCCGCCGTCGGGGCAGGGCAGCACGTTGACGAACAGCGGCGCTCGGTAGCCGGTCCGCCAGCGCCGTCCCTCGGCGGTAAGCCGCACCTCGCCGCGGCGCACCGCGGCCGTCACGGCGCCATGTCCTGGGGTGCCGACAGCCCGCCGATGGCCGAGCACCGGTGCACAAGCGGTCGCCCACCAGGTGGCGGTGCAGGCTGCCCGCTGGGTCGAGACCGGGCGGTGCGGCACAGGCGGCGCGGCGTGGAGTCGGCTGCGGCGTACACCACGTGCGCGGTCCGGTGCAGGCCTGCCGGTGCGCGTACGGCACTCAAGTAGCGGCGGTCATGTCGGTCCCTGACGTCGAAGGACCGTGGCGCTTGCTCGCGAACCGGTGCGAGCGCCTGCTCGGTAACGGTCCGCGGTGGCAACGAGGGCGCCCTACCGGTGCGCGTGCACGTGCGGGTGTTCGTGGTGATGGTGATGGCCGCCCTCACCCCACTCGGGAAGTCCGGCGCGCGGCGCCGCCGCGGTGCAGGCGCCGTGCACCCAGGCCGCCACCTGATCCACCCCCGAGCCGTCCTTCAGGTTGGTCATCACGTACGGTCGCCCGCCGCGGGCGGCGCGCACGTCGGCGGTCATCCGCTCCAGGTCTACCTCGACGTACGGCGCCAGGTCGATCTTGTTCACCACCAGCAGGTCGCTGCGCGTAATCCCCAGGCCGCCCTTGCGCGGGATGTCTCCGCCCTGCGCCACGTCGATCACGTAGATCTGGTAGTCCACCAGGTCGGGGCTGAAACTGGCCGCCAGGTTGTCGCCGCCGCTCTCGATGAACGCCATCCGGGCATCCGGGAACCGGTCCTGGAGACCCAACAGTGCGTCCGCGTTCACGGAGATGTCGTCGCGCACCGCGGCATGGGGACAACCGCCCGTTTCCACGCCGACGATGCGGCCTTCGGCCAACGCGCCGGCGCGGATCAGGAAGTCCGCGTCCTCACGCGAGTAGATGTCGTTGGTAATGGCCACGATCGAGTGCTCGCCGCCGAGCCGCTGGCACAGGCGCAGCAGCAGGTGGCTCTTGCCCGAACCCACCGGACCGCCGATGCCGAAGCGCGTGGCACCGCGATGGTGTGCGTGTGGAGCGTCAGTCACGGGAGACTCCTTGAAAAAGAATATAACGGAGCCAGCCGGCCACGATGCGCACGATGCGGCCGTGCCGGATCAACTGCGAAAGTAGCGCGCATCGAGTTCGCTGTGCCCGGCCACCGCCAAGTCCCAGCCGGGCGCAATCGAGGCCGGGGGACGGCGCCCGCGCACCACCTCACCAGCCAGGCGGACGGTATCGTCGAGCAGCCGGCCGACCAGGTTGAGGGCCGCGGATTGCCCGATCGGGATAGTGCGCATCGCCACCTGCGCCCACTGGCGGACCGTGTTCAGCAGGTACCCCTGCACCAGCGCGACGGCTTCGACACCCAGCACGGTGCCGGCGAATCCCCACGCCACGGGAAACTGCGGACGTTCGTCATGGCCCCGCGCCGCCTGCACCAGCTCGCCGTGGGCGTCGTTCCGCCGCAACGCCGGGAATGCGGCCCCGGCCGCCGCCAGCAGGGAGCGGCCGAGTTGGCCGCCGGCGCGGCGCGCCTCACGCGACGGCAGAAAGCTCGCCGCGTC
This window harbors:
- the ureG gene encoding urease accessory protein UreG, translated to MTDAPHAHHRGATRFGIGGPVGSGKSHLLLRLCQRLGGEHSIVAITNDIYSREDADFLIRAGALAEGRIVGVETGGCPHAAVRDDISVNADALLGLQDRFPDARMAFIESGGDNLAASFSPDLVDYQIYVIDVAQGGDIPRKGGLGITRSDLLVVNKIDLAPYVEVDLERMTADVRAARGGRPYVMTNLKDGSGVDQVAAWVHGACTAAAPRAGLPEWGEGGHHHHHEHPHVHAHR
- a CDS encoding urease accessory protein UreD, whose product is MTAAVRRGEVRLTAEGRRWRTGYRAPLFVNVLPCPDGGLLAAPVDQGGGLRNGERHLQRVALAAGAEVTWAPPASTLCLPAAPGSPAGPGSPAGPGSPAGPGSTGRPRAPEESEAGGGVAHLQLAARVGGGSYLRVAGPPLIPFAGAAVAQTTVVSIAAGGECLLVESGCPGRTQMGERWAFSRLAYRLTVLHDGRVVYRERWDLRPPAVPLAASGFGDYLAWGTCVACGPRAAAELAGIRRRLAADGAAVSQGALTDDVAVARILDPHGYLLTSLASDLARPVRSETA
- a CDS encoding FGGY family carbohydrate kinase, with the protein product MTAATGPPYLLGIDIGTTNLKANLYDVAGRRVAAASRPTVAGHPHPDNPDWAEYSPEALWQATAANIREVVGQVPDARQIKALAVVGMGEPIIPVDRRGDWLYPAICWFDRRTEPQAQWWREHVGARRVYGITGQPVSFFLSLNAMLWLREHEPEVFRRAHRWLVVEDYVMFKLAGVYATDYSIASRTMGFDVQRKCWSEEVFAAAALDPAVMALPHPSGTAVGSVTESAAAMTGLAPGTVVATGGHDHGCTSLPANVLGPDSVLNSTGTADVMLGVLPEARLTEAAHAAAIPVYPHPLPDRYQVMDCILFGATALDWYLERFGGDLRERAVHTGGNVYDLLLAGAEQADARADGLIWLPNVRGTPTDPAVRGAFLGIRDSHTGGDFVRAILEGICYEVRARIDQFERLFDADVQRVVAVGGASRSPFWSQLRADVTGRTVEVLDTDEAASLGGAMLAGIAAGIYPDHEAAVRQVYRVQRRFAPDPRRREQYDECYRRVYRRCAASLRGVDAELAGIFPPEI